Proteins encoded within one genomic window of Setaria italica strain Yugu1 chromosome IV, Setaria_italica_v2.0, whole genome shotgun sequence:
- the LOC101777285 gene encoding ribonucleoside-diphosphate reductase large subunit, which produces MYVVKRDGRQETVHFDKITARLKKLSYGLSQEHCDPVLVAQKVCAGVYKGVTTSQLDELAAETAAAMTASHPDYASLAARIAVSNLHKNTKKSFSETIKDMYMHFNERSGLMAPLVAEDVYEIIMKNAARLDSEIIYDRDFDYDYFGFKTLERSYLLKLGGKVVERPQHMLMRVSVGIHKEDIESAIKTYHLMSQRWFTHASPTLFNAGTPRPQLSSCFLICMKDDSIEGIYDTLKECAVISKSAGGIGVSVHNIRATGSYIRGTNGTSNGIVPMLRVFNDTARYVDQGGGKRKGAFAVYLEPWHADIFEFLDLRKNHGKEEHRARDLFYALWVPDLFMQRVQNNGEWSLFCPNEAPGLADCWGDEFENLYKKYEREGKAKKVVPAQTLWFDILKAQIETGTPYMLYKDTCNRKSNQQNLGTIKSSNLCTEIIEFTSPTETAVCNLASIALPRFVREKGVPLESHPSKLVGSTDSKNRYFDFEKLAEVTSTVTYNLNKIIDINYYPVETAKRSNMRHRPIGIGVQGLADTFILLGMPFDSPEAQQLNKDIFETIYYHSLKASAELAAKEGPYETYEGSPVSKGVLQPDMWNVVPSNRWDWPSLRETISKVGIRNSLLVAPMPTASTSQILGNNECFEPYTSNIYSRRVLSGEFVVVNKHLLHDLTEMGVWTPTLKNQIIYDDGSVQKMTEIPDDLKAIYKTVWEIKQKTLVDMAVDRGCYIDQSQSLNVHMEQANFGKLTSLHFHAWSKGLKTGMYYLRTRAAADAIKFTVDTTLLKENGVPNGKPAEEDVEAKMAQMVCSLNNREECLACGS; this is translated from the exons ATGTACGTGGTGAAGCGTGACGGGCGGCAGGAGACGGTGCACTTCGACAAGATCACGGCGCGCCTCAAGAAGCTCAGCTACGGCCTCAGCCAGGAGCACTGCGACCCCGTGCTCGTCGCGCAGAAGGTCTGCGCGGGGGTCTACAAGGGCGTCACCACCAGCCAGCtcgacgagctcgccgccgagACCGCCGCGGCCATGACCGCGTCCCACCCGGACTACGCCTCG CTGGCGGCGAGGATTGCTGTGTCGAACCTGCACAAGAACACCAAGAAGTCCTTCTCGGAGAC GATTAAGGACATGTACATGCACTTCAACGAGAGATCTGGGCTGATGGCCCCTCTGGTCGCTGAGGATGTTTATGAAATCATCATGAAG AATGCTGCTCGCTTGGACAGTGAGATAATTTACGACAGGGATTTTGATTATGACTACTTTGGCTTCAAGACTCTGGAGAGGTCTTACCTCTTGAAGCTTGGGGGAAAGGTTGTCGAAAGGCCACAACACATGCTAATGAGGGTTTCAGTGGGGATACACAAGGAAGACATTGAGTCTGCCATCAAGACCTACCATCTTATGTCTCAGCGCTGGTTTACACATGCCTCACCGACGCTTTTCAATGCTGGCACACCGAGGCCCCAA TTAAGCAGCTGTTTCCTTATCTGCATGAAAGATGACAGCATTGAGGGAATTTACGATACTCTGAAGGAATGTGCTGTCATTAGCAAATCAGCTGGAGGAATTGGTGTCTCAGTTCACAATATTCGTGCTACTGGAAGTTACATTCGAGGAACAAATGGAACGTCTAATGGAATTGTTCCTATGTTACGTGTATTCAACGATACTGCTCGTTATGTTGATCAAGGTGGCGGCAAAAGAAAAG GTGCATTTGCTGTGTACTTGGAGCCCTGGCATGCTGATATTTTTGAGTTCCTTGATCTGAGAAAGAACCACGGAAAG GAGGAACATCGTGCAAGGGATCTTTTCTATGCATTATGGGTTCCTGATCTATTCATGCAAAGGGTCCAGAATAACGGAGAATGGTCATTGTTTTGCCCTAATGAAGCTCCAGGGTTGGCTGATTGCTGGGGTGATGAGTTTGAGAATTTGTACAAGAAATATGAAAGAGAA GGCAAGGCAAAGAAAGTTGTTCCAGCACAGACCCTCTGGTTTGACATTTTGAAGGCACAGATAGAAACTGGTACACCATATATGCTTTACAAG GATACGTGCAATAGGAAGAGTAACCAGCAGAATCTGGGCACAATTAAATCATCAAACTTGTGCACTGAGATAATTGAGTTCACAAGCCCTACTGAAACTGCTGTTTGCAACCTTGCATCTATTGCTTTACCACGCTTCGTAAGGGAAAAG GGTGTTCCTCTGGAGTCCCATCCATCTAAGCTTGTGGGCAGCACTGATTcgaaaaatagatattttgactTTGAGAAGCTAGCTGAG GTTACCTCAACTGTTACTTACAATCTCAACAAAATTATTGATATTAATTACTATCCTGTTGAGACCGCAAAGAGATCAAATATGCGGCACAGGCCCATTGGCATAGGTGTTCAAGGCTTGGCAGATACTTTCATATTGCTTGGCATGCCATTCGATTCACCTGAG GCTCAGCAGTTGAATAAGGATATTTTTGAAACAATTTACTATCATTCTCTGAAAGCTTCTGCTGAACTTGCTGCTAAAGAAGGTCCTTACGAAACATATGAAGGCAGCCCTGTCAGCAAG GGTGTTCTCCAACCTGACATGTGGAATGTAGTCCCATCTAACAGATGGGACTGGCCATCTCTTAGGGAAACTATTTCTAAAGTTGGGATCAGAAACTCTCTTCTTGTCGCTCCAATGCCCACTGCTTCCACTAGTCAGATTCTTGGCAACAATGAGTGCTTTGAACCCTACACATCTAACATATACAGTCGACGGGTTCTAAG CGGGGAGTTTGTAGTGGTTAACAAACATCTTCTTCATGACCTGACCGAAATGGGTGTTTGGACCCCTACTCTGAAAAATCAGATAATATATGATGATGGTTCTGTCCAAAAGATGACAGAAATCCCAGATGATCTTAAAGCAATCTACAA GACTGTCTGGGAGATCAAGCAGAAAACTTTGGTTGATATGGCAGTTGACCGTGGATGCTATATTGACCAGAGCCAGAGCCTCAATGTCCATATGGAGCAAGCCAACTTTGGGAAGCTAACATCGCTGCACTTCCATGCTTGGTCCAAG GGCCTGAAAACTGGGATGTACTATCTACGCACACGAGCAGCTGCCGACGCGATCAAGTTTACTGTCGATACCACACTTCTGAAGGAGAACGGG GTGCCTAATGGCAAGCCTGCAGAGGAAGATGTGGAAGCCAAGATGGCACAGATGGTCTGTTCTCTGAACAACCGTGAAGAGTGCCTGGCGTGCGGAAGCTAG